TGTACAACGATTTTAGTAGGTAAGAAAGCTTCATATGATGGCTCTACCATGATGGCACGTACTGAGGATTCTCAATCTGGCATTTTTACGCCCAAAGAAGTTCTCGTCGTAATCCCTGAAGACTAACCGCGTCATTACCAGTCTGTGCTTAGCAAATTTTCAATTGATTTACCAGATAATCCTCTACGTTATACTTCTGTTCCGGATGCACTTTGTAAAAATGGTATTTGGGGTGAAGCTGGTATTAACTCAGCTAATGTTGCCATGAGTGCAACAGAAACAAACACGACCAATGCGCGTGTTCTCGGTGCGGATCCTCTTGTTACAGATGGTTTTGGAGAAGAGGATATGTTGACTTTGGTCTTGCCGTATATCGAGACGGCGCGTGAAGGTGTCCTTCGTTTGGGAGAATTCCTTGAAACTTACGGAACTTACGAGTCAAATGGTATTTCTTTTTCAGACACTGAAGAAAGTTTTTGGTTGGAAACAATTGGTGGTCACAATTGGATTGCAAGACGTGTTCCAGACAATGCCTATGTTACTATTCCAAACCAACTTGGTATCGAGCACTATGAGTTTGAAAATCCAGACGACTATCTTGCCTCACCAGACATTAGAGACTTCATTAATAAACATCACTTGGATTTGACTTATTCTAATGAACACTTTAATCCACGTTATGCTTTTGGTAGCCAACGAGATAAGGATCGTCATTATAATACACCACGTGCTCGGGCAATGTAGAAATTTTTGAACCCAGAAAAAGACTATGATCCAAAATCATTCTTTATTCCATGGTGCCAAAAACCATACCGCAAAATTACAGTTGAAGATGTTAAATACGTCTTGAGTCTTCATTACCAAGATACGCCTTATGATCCTTATGGACCTCAAGGAGATGCGGTAAGTCAACGCCAATTCCGTCCAATCGGTATTAACCGTACTAGTCAAATAGCTCTCTTGCAAATGCGTCCTAACAAATCATCAGAAACAACTGGTATTCAATGGTTGGTTCTGTTGCAAAGTTTGAAAATCAAACGCGCCCTCTCTGAACTCCTAATATCTTAGGCTGTTATCCCCATTAATACCTTGATTTCAGTAGACACAAAAAAGCCGAAGAGCGTTCCATTTCTTCGGTTCTTTTTATATATTCCTCGAAGGGTCTTCCTGCCCTTAATCGTGGAAGAGGCTGTACGGAGACTTTGATAAAATTTATTTCGTCGTTTAATAGGTCGATGGTCTTGTTCTATTAAATTGTTAAGATACTTCACAGTTCGGTGCTCTGTCTTAGTATATAAACCCACACTCTGTAACTTTCTAAAGGCGAAGCCAAGAGAAAGTGCTTTATCGGTCACAATTACGCAGGACCGCTTAAATCCAGATCAATCAAACCAGCGTAGAGCCAGTTATAGATGGTTTTAAAAGCTACCATTGGCTTTTGTTCAAGCTGATAGCGGCTACAAATCTGTTCAGGTGACCAGGAGGATTTTAAACCGTCCTCAATTTCCTTTTGAGACTCTGGTGTCAAACAAGGCTTCCGACGTTTTTGTTTAGACCTGTGGTCGTACTGTTCCAGTGCTAAGGCTTCGGAATAACCATTTTGGCATCGTCTTAATTCTCTTGAAATGGTAGACTTATGGACGCCAAGTTTACTTGTAATTTGGCAAGGTTTCAAACCTAATCTAAGTATGTTTCTATCTTTATTCGGTCGGTTATGGTAAGATGGGAGTAGCTCATAGTTTTTCCTCGGGTTCTGTTTGTGTGGTTACTTACAGTTTACACCAATGAAAGGCTATGAGTTTTTTGTTGCACTATATTTTACAATTTATCATCTGCAAAAAACCAGTAAATATCTAATATTAAAAAATCACTCCAATTATAATAAAGGGTTTAATAAAATTCATTATTTTTCTCCAATCTTTAGCTTTCTGTTTTACAGATGTGCATACTCATAAATATCAATCTTTTTCTATTATATAATCACTATTTACTGCCCAAACCATCAGATTCTCCTCAAATTATTTAGTTCAAGATAGCAACTGATACACTCAAATATGTTGCGAAAATAATCCAAATGAAATAAGGAATTAGAAGGAATGAAGACCACTTATTAATTTTTGAAAATTTAATGATGCAGAGATAAACAATAAAATCTAGTAAGAGAATAATTATAACTCCTAACCAAAAATAGCCTTTGAAAAAAATAATACTCCAAATAAAGTTTAAGATAAGTTGTATTCCAAAATAGAATAAAGCATTTTGGCCCTCACTCCTTCGAGTTTTCAGCTTATAAAAAATCAAATAGGCGGAAATGGCGATAAAAGCATATAATACAGGCCAAACAATTCCAAAAAGATAGTCTGGTGGTGCTAGGAGTGGGAGTTTAAGATTATTATAAATTCTCTTAATATCACCCGCCAAGAGGCCAGATAGGCCACCAATTAGCTCAATTCCTATAATAAATAATATTAATTGTCCCAATGATTTTAGTTTATTACTAGTCATAATTTCTCTCCCTTTCATAATGAATGCATTCTTTTGATTACCATACTTATATTATAACATAAATAGTTAGTCAAGCTGGCTTATTCGCTTGACTAACTTTATAACTTATATAATCATCTTTAATTTATTAAAAAATAAAAATGTCACTAGAAAAATTTCCAGTAACATTTTATAAGAGTTATTTTTAGTCGTTTTTATTATTTGTAAGGGAAAATCTGTGAGGGAATTGAACCACTCGTAGTGTATCTTTTAAGCACTTTATCAGCATCTCGTTTTTCTTTTATTACACTTACAAATTTAGCTTTTGCATCAAATTTTTGATAATCTTCATCATTAAGAATCAATATCTTAGAAGTGGCACTGTATTCTCCTAGAACAATATATTTTGTACTTTTAGGTTTCACTGACTGTCCTTTATCATCAGTTATTGTTTTATCTTCCTTTCCTGTCCACAAAGCTGGCTCGGATGATAAGTTTTCTACTGTCTTAAATTTAAACTTATCTCCTTTTTTGGTTACGTTATTAAAAACTTTTTCATTTATTAATTTATTAGCAGCTTGAGTATTCAAGGATACTGTCAATAATTATGTGTAAACACTCAAGTAGAGTTGAAGAATGTTAATCAAATAAGCTTTCAAGTGTGTCAGCACACTGGCCAAACCCTTTATGGATGCGTTGATTTTGCTTGAAATTATAATCTTCAAACAGGGTAACTAAATAACGTTCCAGAGCCTCCTCGTTAGGAAAAAGGACCTTCTTTTTCGTTTGACGTTTGATTTCTTTGTTAAGAGACTCAATGAGGTTTGTCGAATAAATGCTATGCTAAATCTGGTAGGGAAACTGATAAAAAGTTAAAAGATTATCCGTATTCTCCAGACTTTCCATGACTTTCCTATACTTTGGTTTCCATTCGGCGATAAAGTTCTCTAAAGCTTGCACTGCCATTTCTAAATTTTCAGCACGATAAATCGTTTTAAATTGCTCCAGAATAACCGCTCTATCTGCTCGTTTCACTTTACTAGCTAGATTTCGACTAATATGAATTAAGCAACGTTGTTGTTTAGCTAATGGGTAAGCCTGATTGATAATCTGTTCAAGCCCCTTGAAGCCATCGGTCACTACAAGAGAAACCTGTTGGATTCCTTGGTTTTGAAGCTTGTCTAACAGGGTGGACCAAGAAGCATTGTTTTCATTTGGGGCGATTTCATATCCAAGAACAGCCTTCTGTCCTTCTGGTGTAATGCCAAGTGCGATATGAATACATTCTTTACTAACGGTTCCACGTCTTAAGGGAAGATAGGTTCCGTCAAGAAATAAAACAGAGTAATTGGCTTCTAAGCTTCGCTCATGAAAAGTAGCGACATTCTCCTGAGTTGCTTTTGAGATATTAGAAATTGTGGCAGGACTATAGTGATGACCATACATTCGCTCGATGATATCACTAATTTCTCGAGTCGTTACACCGGTTTGATAGAGTTTGATAACCATCTCTTCCAAGTGGTCATCTCGACGTCCATAAGCGGGAAGCAAAGCTGGACTAAAGTTCCCATTACGATCTCTAGGAATACTCAACTGAACAGTCCCATATTTGGTTTCGAATTTCCGTGCATAGCTTCCGTTACGACTATTCCCAGAATTATAGCCTAATTTATCGTAAGGTTCATCCCCTAAAAAGGCTGATAACTCTGCTTGAAGCAGATCATTCATAGCTGTTTCAAGAGAAGTACGGAAAAATTCATCAATATCTTGCTTTTGGGCTAGGAAGTTAAGTAGTTCTGTGGTAAACTGAGTCATAGGAATAAATCTCTTTCTAGTAATGTTTTGCAACTCTACTATAACGGATTTATTCCTTTTTGTGTTTACACAACTTATTTTACACTACCGTCTTTTTTCTCAATTTTACACTAATGGAAAACTTTGCAACAGAACCACTTTAGCCAGTTGTCTTTTTAATTCTAGAAAATCAGCTTTAGAGACGGAGCTTTCATTAGATTTAGAGTAGAGGTCTATCCATTTATAAATTGTTGCAGGGGCCACGTCGTATTCTTTAGACAGCTGGGTGACGGATTGACCAGAATGATAGAAGGTGATAAGTGTTTCTTTAAATTTTTTTGAGTAGCGTTTTTTCATGTTTTTGTCCTTTGTCTAAATTATACAATAGTGACTCTAAGATTTAAGGATAACATCACTAATAATCAGTATTGAGCTTAACAAGGTGCTATACTTAATTTTATGAGATTACAGTATCTGTTGTGGAATAGAAGCCAAAATTGGTTTCTATTTTTTTGGTTGATATTGTAATTTCGAATTAAAGTGATATACTTAGCTCATGGGTGGTTTAGCGAAAGCACCACACCTTCATCATTAGCTACTTAAATTGGGGTAGCTTTTTTAAATAATGTGTAACTATAAACAAAAATCAGTTTGATAATAAGAGTAAGGAGCATCTAACGAATAAAAATAAAGAAAAAAGGCGATCATAGGCCTACTGTTTTTTGGGTTTGTAGTAAGTATTTTAGTGATATATCTAGTGATAGTTTTACTAATGTAAGAAATAACTTAATGTTCGGATAAGGTAACACATTTTTTAAATAATTTATGAATCCTAAGTAAGTGGTAAGAGTTTTTAGAAATAGAAAATAATCCTGTATTTATGAGGAGAACGGAGAAATCTGTTCTCCTTTTTGTTCGCTTAAAATTTCATAAAGAAGGGAGTCTTACCATGAAGGGATTGGAAATAGTGATGGATATTGAGACTTTAGAAGTCTATGAAGTCATTGATCACGATCAAGAAGTGAGTTCAGAATCAACTGAGGAAGAAAAAGAATTAGTCTTTGATAGTCGTAGTGATATTGTTAAAGTTTATCAGTTGGATCTTTTTGAAGAAATGAACTTACTTAATACATCTTGAATAGTTTAGTTAATGGATAACATAGCTAGGAGGACATAATGGTTAGGAATGAGTTTTATGATCAATTAATCAATAGTGAACCATTAGGTTTTATTGATCCTCTGAGTGATCTAGGAGAGTTCGATTCTATTCAGATGAAGTTCTGTGAACCTGTTAGGAATTTGAAAAACAAATATTCAGGTAAACCTTACAATCTAAACTGGCAGAACAAAATCGAACAGATGAGAGCGCTGTATATTCAGTATCAGAAAAGCTTGATATTGGAAGATCAGGAACAAGGTGTTCACAACAGAGTTAGGAATAAAGAATCTAAAGAGCATGTTAATGAGATTGTTACAACTTATCTAAAGCTTGGATTCAGGTTCAAAGAGATTGAAGCTAGGATTTCACTATTTAATACACGCTTACGAAGTAATTGGAAAAGAAGTGACTATGTTACAACAATAAGCCCTGAATTTTATTTGAAGAGAGACTTACAGGATGGTTACAGCATGCCGAATACGACTCTTCCCAGAAGTATGAAAATTAACTAAAGGAGAAGTTAATGATATCACAAGAAGACATTGATCAACTGGTTGAAGACTGGGTAGAAACTGGTTTTCCGATTGAACTAAAGCAGTTGATACCTGATGATGAGGAACTGGAAACAGGGATTTGCAGACGTTGTGCTTGTAATTGGGTTACGCCTTGTATTGATGAAGAACACGGTGCTTGCTGGTGGATTGATAAGAATAGAACACTATGTAGCCACTGTTTCCATGGATGGAACGATGAACCTTATCAGATGAAAGTTTACTATCGACCAGGGCATGACTGGCTAGAAAGAGATAGAGAATTTGCTGAGGAAACACTGAGTGATCCCAGAGAACATTGGGTGTATGACATGGAACATGATGTTTTGTGTGTTGTTAACTTAGGAGATCATATCGGAGCTGTTCGTTTTATTGCAAAAAAATTTTACGGTCTAGATCGTATCTACCATGAAGAGATTCCAAAATGGCAAGAAATCATTGCCAATAATATGATTTTTCATAATGCAGCGGTGAATGATTCTGATCACTATGCTAGACATTTGCCACGAAAATATCGTGAAGAGGATTGATATGGAAAATAAAATTGTTCAAAAGATCCAAAATCTTTTGGAATTGGCCTACGATGCACCTAATGATGAAGAAGGACAGACAGCCCTTCTAATGGCTCAGAAGCTCATGTTTAAACATAAGTTGTCGATGAGTGATGTAACGGCTACTAAAACCAATAATAATATAGGTGAGGCAGTAGGGACATGGGAATATAGATTGCCCTGGTGGCAGGAGGAATTAGCTGCAATTCTAGGAAAAAATTTCCGATGCCAAACAATCAGAAGACGGAAGATGGATGAAGGCATTACTGAGGTGATTTTCTTTGGCTATCAGTCTGATACTGAACTTTGCACTAGAGTATATGAAGGAGCGATTTTATATCTTAAATATCGATTAAAACGGCTCTTGCCTACTGTTACAAAGTCAAGGTGGAAAGACTATAAGAAATCTTATCTATTAGGTTTCTTAGAAGGTCTTGATCATCGCTTCAGGGATCAGGTTCAGTCGTCAGAAGAGTATGCTCTAATGGTACAGGTTCCTGAAGAGGTTTTAGAAGAACAGCAACAGCGTATGGGAGACCTAAAAAGTAGAAGCCTTAAAATGGCATTTGACGTTGATTATGAGGCGTATCTTTCTGGTCTTGAACAGTCAAAGGAAACAAAGTTGCTGTCAGAGGAATTATTAAATGGACACCAAATCTAAACAGATGAGAGAGCTTCATAGAAGGCTTCCAATTACCGATGGAGGGATTCTCGTAGATGAATTTGGTCAATATAAAGACAGGGCTGTAATGCTAGGTCTAGAACTAACTGAATTCAAGGGAAAATTAGCTTATAAAATCGTTAATAGTAAGGAAACAGATGAACTTAACTAACATTTACAGCTTGATTCTCAAAGATGGTCTAAGAAACTATAAATTTAAGAATAGTCACTTAAAACCAGTTTCTTCAGTTGAAGAAGGAAATCGAGGAGCAATCTTTGGATATCGTACAAAAGAAAAAATGATAAAAGCACGCGGTGTTGTTTTGACATCGATGGAATCTATTTTTGAGAATGAGGATAGATTCACTCACTGGACACCAAATGTTTACCGTTTTGGTAGTTACAGCGATTCCAAACGTCAAATTACACGTGGACACTCTGAAGATAATTTGAGACAAATTAATACATTCTATATTGATTTTGACATCACATCTTCAGCTGAAAAGATGACTTCTGGAGATATTTTAACAGCTGCCATTGATTTAGGCTTCATGCCTACGTTGATTTTAAAATCTGACAAGGGTTATCAAGCTTATTTTGTACTGGATAAAGCAGCATATGTGACAACTCATTCACAGTTCAAAGTAGTAAAAGTGGCCAAGGCAATCTCTCAAAATTTACGTAACTATTTTGGTCAAACATTGCCAGTTGATATGACGTGTAACCACTTTGGTATTGCACGTATGCCACGAACGAACAATGTAGAGTTCTTTCATGCTGACTATACTTATTCATTCCAGGAATGGCTAGATTGGTCTATGAAACAGTCTAATCTACCGTTTCCAAGTAAGAAACCTAATTTAACGGTTATTTCAGGTTCTGAAGGCGTTAAACAGGTAGATGAACCCTGGTATGGTTTGCTACTGAGAGAAGCTAATATTAGAGGTGCTAAAGCATTGATGGGAAGAAACAACGTACTCTTTACTTTGGCGTTGGCAAACTTCTCTTCAGGTGTCTCTCAGAGCGATTGTGAGGCTGTTTTAGCTGATTTCAATGAACACTTAGCCGAACCGCTCTCTGAAGCCGAGTTCCTGAAAGTTATCGGTTCAGCTTACTCAGGTAAATATGAAGCTGCTAGTCGAGATTACATCAAATTATTATGTAAAGCGTGGGTTAATGATAATCTGAAAGCTTCGGATTTGTTTATCAAGCAACGCTGGTATAAATTCAAAAAGAAACGTGCAGATCGTAAGCATAGCCACCTACATGAGTGGAAAGCTGATATTATGGCTTATTTAGAAGGTTTTTATCAGTCTGAGGATCCTTTTGTTCAGACGACTAAAAAAGCTATTAGGGAAGAGTTAAATATCCCTGAACGTTCATTAGATAAAGTTCTGAAGGCTCTTAAAACTGATCGTAAGATTTTCTTTGCGGTTAAAGCTGGCCGTGGTGGTGGGATTAGATTAGCTTCTGTTAAAGCTATTGTTCTTTCCCTTATTCAGGTGAAAAAAGAGCGTCAGGAGGCTTATTTTGCAAACATTGCTACTTTCTTTGAAGAGAGTATAGGACTCACCAAAAGGGTGATAGAAGGGGTTAAAAATGGGCTTAAACAAGCAAGACAACTATCTCTATTTGAGGCTGACATTGGATAATTGATAAAACCCGCAAACTGCCATTACATTTATATCTATGATAATGAGAGCAGGTTTGAGAAGGGGTAAAAACTAATATGAAACTGTAGTTAAATAATTGATAGGAGAATTTTATGTGGACGTGGATTATTGTAGTTAGTTTAGTTATATCTATATTCTGTTTGGCATTATTTCTGTTAGGATGGCTTATCAGTAGTCATCAGATTAGATATGCAGAAGGTTATGATATGGAATTTGAAAATGATTATAGGGCAATTGTAGATCAAACTAGAAAGGGAGAAGAATAGATGGGATACGTTATTTTTAGTTTTGAAGATGGAGATTATCTCTATGACAACAAGGGAAATTTATTAGTCTTTGAGAGTAGAGGATTAGCTTGTCAGTACATGCAGGTGCATTATCATATTCCTTTACCAGTTCAGAAGACTAAGAAAGTTATTCACTATCCCAATTATTACCAGGCACCGTTTAAAGTTCATAGAGTTTGTTAAGAAATGGATAACGAGGAGGAAGAAAATGGATAATATCAAGGTGTTACGTGGCTATTATCTTACTGGTTTAGGTCAGGAACCATTAGCTTATTATTTTAAGATTACAGATGATTTTCCTGAGTTTGAGGTAGTGAAAGCTGGAGACATTGCTTTGACCTTTTATCAAAATGGAGATGCTATTACAAGCATACCTGCGTTGATTAGAGTAGATGCTGTTATTGAGGGAGAAAAACAGGTTTTAGAATTTCTTAAAAGTGAAAAGAAAGACCATTTTCCTATGCTGCCACTTGTTTCTCTGTATGAACAGTTCGATCCGTTACAATTTAGTACAATGATGACTGTTTTTGATAACTTAAAATCAGAGATCAAGCGCTTGGCCAAAGTGAACTATGTTCAAGGAGACTTATTCGATTTTATGCAAGGAGGTGAAGGATAGTGGCTAATAGATTTGAATGGGCTAAAATGATTTTTGGAACAATAGCAGCAGTCAGTTTGCTATTTTGCACAGTTATTGGTGTACAGACAGTTTGGACTAGGTACGTTGTCAAAGACTATGATAGACACCTTACGGAACAAGTTTATGTGGATGCTGTGATCAATCAGAATGCTAACTTAGTCTTTTATAGACATGGCTGCCCTTATTGTGAAAAGGGGAAAAGGGCTGTCATTGAAGCGGTTGAGAAGAGTGACTATCCAACGTTTTATATCGATGTGGAATCAGCAGATGGTCAAGTTTTGGTGAAGAAATATCAGGTAGAAAAAGCAGCGACTTTAATCACTTTGAGAGAGGGTAAATCTCAACTCTATCACTATGCTGCTAAGGATAAGCAGGGGAAGATTACAGCTGACGAGAAGACCATTGAGGAGGCACTAGATGACTCAAAAAATGAAGCTCAGTAAGTGGGCAGAAACGGCTTTTCAATTTGATAATGAATTGTGGCGTGCGAAAACAACTGAAGGAATGGTTGTCTTAGGCAAACTTCCTGATGGTATTTT
This region of Streptococcus thermophilus genomic DNA includes:
- a CDS encoding TspO/MBR family protein, with protein sequence MTSNKLKSLGQLILFIIGIELIGGLSGLLAGDIKRIYNNLKLPLLAPPDYLFGIVWPVLYAFIAISAYLIFYKLKTRRSEGQNALFYFGIQLILNFIWSIIFFKGYFWLGVIIILLLDFIVYLCIIKFSKINKWSSFLLIPYFIWIIFATYLSVSVAILN
- a CDS encoding lipoprotein BA_5634 family protein; the encoded protein is MNTQAANKLINEKVFNNVTKKGDKFKFKTVENLSSEPALWTGKEDKTITDDKGQSVKPKSTKYIVLGEYSATSKILILNDEDYQKFDAKAKFVSVIKEKRDADKVLKRYTTSGSIPSQIFPYK
- a CDS encoding modification methylase Sau96I; amino-acid sequence: MVRNEFYDQLINSEPLGFIDPLSDLGEFDSIQMKFCEPVRNLKNKYSGKPYNLNWQNKIEQMRALYIQYQKSLILEDQEQGVHNRVRNKESKEHVNEIVTTYLKLGFRFKEIEARISLFNTRLRSNWKRSDYVTTISPEFYLKRDLQDGYSMPNTTLPRSMKIN
- a CDS encoding DUF2786 domain-containing protein, with translation MENKIVQKIQNLLELAYDAPNDEEGQTALLMAQKLMFKHKLSMSDVTATKTNNNIGEAVGTWEYRLPWWQEELAAILGKNFRCQTIRRRKMDEGITEVIFFGYQSDTELCTRVYEGAILYLKYRLKRLLPTVTKSRWKDYKKSYLLGFLEGLDHRFRDQVQSSEEYALMVQVPEEVLEEQQQRMGDLKSRSLKMAFDVDYEAYLSGLEQSKETKLLSEELLNGHQI
- a CDS encoding primase C-terminal domain-containing protein, giving the protein MNLTNIYSLILKDGLRNYKFKNSHLKPVSSVEEGNRGAIFGYRTKEKMIKARGVVLTSMESIFENEDRFTHWTPNVYRFGSYSDSKRQITRGHSEDNLRQINTFYIDFDITSSAEKMTSGDILTAAIDLGFMPTLILKSDKGYQAYFVLDKAAYVTTHSQFKVVKVAKAISQNLRNYFGQTLPVDMTCNHFGIARMPRTNNVEFFHADYTYSFQEWLDWSMKQSNLPFPSKKPNLTVISGSEGVKQVDEPWYGLLLREANIRGAKALMGRNNVLFTLALANFSSGVSQSDCEAVLADFNEHLAEPLSEAEFLKVIGSAYSGKYEAASRDYIKLLCKAWVNDNLKASDLFIKQRWYKFKKKRADRKHSHLHEWKADIMAYLEGFYQSEDPFVQTTKKAIREELNIPERSLDKVLKALKTDRKIFFAVKAGRGGGIRLASVKAIVLSLIQVKKERQEAYFANIATFFEESIGLTKRVIEGVKNGLKQARQLSLFEADIG
- a CDS encoding thioredoxin, whose protein sequence is MANRFEWAKMIFGTIAAVSLLFCTVIGVQTVWTRYVVKDYDRHLTEQVYVDAVINQNANLVFYRHGCPYCEKGKRAVIEAVEKSDYPTFYIDVESADGQVLVKKYQVEKAATLITLREGKSQLYHYAAKDKQGKITADEKTIEEALDDSKNEAQ